In one window of Poriferisphaera corsica DNA:
- the thpR gene encoding RNA 2',3'-cyclic phosphodiesterase, whose translation MTRLFIAIPIELSAEAREVYSSLAALDLMVRMPSLENLHLTLRFIGEVPNALIEPIGDTLAELHDEYRFPSRCMQFESVSRFPTSRRKPARVVFLTLDEASEHYILEVSEKITSALEEMSPSIERLDRNVVPHLTLARIKDQHKAEKKVEEIIHRFSDRDLGEVQANRIELIASSLTGAGAFYTTKHEIELVSPHRS comes from the coding sequence ATGACACGTCTATTTATTGCAATACCAATTGAATTATCTGCGGAAGCCCGAGAAGTATACAGCAGTCTTGCAGCTTTAGATTTAATGGTCAGAATGCCCTCGCTTGAAAATTTACACTTAACATTACGGTTTATTGGTGAAGTGCCAAATGCACTAATTGAACCGATTGGTGATACGCTTGCTGAGTTGCATGATGAATATCGTTTCCCATCAAGATGTATGCAATTCGAATCGGTATCACGATTTCCTACATCAAGGCGTAAACCCGCGCGTGTAGTTTTTTTAACGCTAGACGAGGCGTCAGAGCATTATATCTTAGAGGTCTCAGAGAAGATCACATCAGCGCTTGAAGAAATGTCGCCATCAATCGAACGGCTAGATCGGAACGTTGTTCCTCATCTCACACTTGCTCGCATTAAAGATCAACACAAAGCGGAGAAAAAGGTCGAAGAAATTATACATCGATTTAGTGATCGTGATCTTGGCGAAGTGCAAGCAAACCGTATTGAACTGATTGCTTCTTCGCTCACAGGTGCTGGCGCGTTCTATACGACAAAACATGAAATTGAGTTGGTGTCACCACATCGTTCCTAA
- a CDS encoding putative quinol monooxygenase: MSTSPLTIIAKVIVKSESREELESELFALLEPSRKDPGCVLYDLHQSDEDPNLFLFYETWESKPLWEAHMETPHLKHWRAISEGKIADFELLQMTKK; this comes from the coding sequence ATGAGTACATCGCCACTAACAATCATTGCGAAGGTCATTGTCAAATCAGAATCTCGTGAAGAGCTCGAATCAGAGCTTTTTGCATTGCTTGAACCATCACGTAAAGATCCTGGTTGTGTGCTTTATGATTTACATCAATCAGATGAAGACCCAAACCTGTTTCTTTTTTATGAAACATGGGAAAGTAAACCTCTCTGGGAAGCTCATATGGAAACGCCACATCTCAAGCATTGGCGAGCGATATCCGAAGGGAAAATTGCTGATTTCGAGCTTCTGCAGATGACCAAGAAATAA
- a CDS encoding putative quinol monooxygenase: MKKKEAKNVITGFTHYTTKPGTGETFLFHCQAFMKQTRTESGCIHFELFQSHTCSTCFIIYHKWESAKVWEEHLNMKYTAEFINAINHIVDKVELIEASETPDTFV; the protein is encoded by the coding sequence ATGAAAAAGAAAGAAGCTAAAAACGTTATTACTGGCTTTACGCATTACACCACAAAGCCCGGTACAGGTGAGACGTTTCTTTTTCATTGCCAGGCATTCATGAAGCAAACGCGTACAGAGAGTGGTTGTATTCACTTCGAGTTATTTCAATCCCACACGTGCTCCACTTGTTTCATTATTTATCACAAATGGGAGTCTGCGAAAGTTTGGGAAGAACATTTGAATATGAAATACACAGCGGAGTTCATAAATGCGATCAACCACATTGTTGATAAAGTAGAATTGATCGAAGCTTCAGAAACACCAGATACGTTTGTTTGA
- a CDS encoding division/cell wall cluster transcriptional repressor MraZ has product MVFTGTYEHSIDAKNRLAIPAPIRAQIQRAAGAGEGDAIALFVIPGELDPEGGSLSIYTESDFEKRAQQLDDSELDADQLLEYERILFSLATRVEIDKQGRVRLPESLIKRANLPSDIVLLGVKDHLEVHSREAWLKRLEERLAQNPALLTNPRRMMRR; this is encoded by the coding sequence TTGGTTTTCACCGGCACCTACGAGCACTCAATTGATGCAAAAAATCGCCTTGCAATTCCAGCACCAATCCGAGCCCAGATACAACGGGCCGCTGGCGCAGGAGAAGGCGACGCTATCGCTCTATTCGTCATACCAGGCGAGTTAGACCCGGAAGGCGGATCACTTAGCATCTACACAGAGTCGGATTTTGAAAAACGAGCTCAACAGCTCGACGATTCAGAACTCGACGCGGATCAATTGCTCGAATACGAACGTATTCTCTTTTCTCTTGCAACCCGTGTGGAAATCGACAAACAGGGACGTGTCAGGCTTCCAGAGTCGCTGATCAAGCGAGCTAACTTGCCTTCAGACATCGTACTCCTCGGCGTGAAGGATCACCTCGAAGTACACAGTCGTGAAGCATGGCTCAAACGCCTTGAAGAAAGGCTTGCTCAGAACCCTGCGTTGCTCACCAACCCAAGACGCATGATGCGTCGCTAG
- a CDS encoding diguanylate cyclase, which translates to MNPKILIIEEEARLLDQMRDALEQHFGSSCVQYCCSVFEAKEQDLLHVDLVLTSMDLPDGSALDVVENLLVKRNDLPIVVMADESIIELAIQAIKQGAYDCIIRGGDWLTGLPFIVEKNLAVYIVKMENEQLRKRLERTLDQLRVKNEQLEMVVEKLEDIAATDPLTGLANRRAFARALGRYFAASTRDDTDLACIMIDLDGFKALNDTLGHQNGDKLLQHTSRVLQQFLRRSDLAGRFGGDEFVLLLPNTNQQRAIQVAERIQDEFRKEISRQIMDEHDQIKLSMSMGLATLRVSEAKSPQALIECADKTLYAAKRSGKDQLLVYQPKRTAKV; encoded by the coding sequence ATGAACCCAAAGATTCTAATCATTGAGGAAGAAGCACGCTTATTAGATCAGATGCGTGACGCACTCGAGCAACATTTTGGCTCGAGTTGTGTGCAATACTGCTGCAGTGTTTTTGAAGCCAAAGAACAGGATCTCCTTCACGTGGATCTTGTTCTCACAAGTATGGATTTGCCGGATGGCTCTGCACTTGATGTCGTCGAAAATCTTCTTGTTAAACGAAACGATCTTCCTATCGTCGTCATGGCTGACGAAAGCATCATTGAGTTGGCCATACAAGCAATTAAACAGGGCGCTTACGATTGCATTATCCGTGGTGGCGATTGGCTAACAGGGCTACCATTCATTGTCGAAAAAAATCTCGCAGTCTACATCGTCAAGATGGAAAATGAACAGTTACGAAAACGATTAGAGCGAACTCTCGATCAACTCCGTGTGAAAAATGAACAATTGGAGATGGTGGTTGAGAAACTAGAAGATATTGCAGCCACCGATCCCTTAACGGGATTAGCGAACAGGCGTGCGTTTGCCAGAGCGCTAGGGCGTTACTTCGCTGCCTCAACGCGTGACGACACCGATCTTGCATGTATTATGATTGATCTTGATGGATTTAAGGCGCTCAATGACACGCTGGGCCATCAGAATGGTGACAAGCTCTTACAACACACATCACGTGTTTTGCAGCAATTCCTACGACGCTCCGACTTGGCCGGTCGATTCGGTGGTGATGAATTTGTTCTGCTTCTACCTAATACCAATCAACAACGAGCCATTCAGGTTGCAGAACGCATACAAGATGAATTCCGCAAAGAAATATCACGGCAAATCATGGATGAACATGATCAAATCAAGCTGTCCATGAGTATGGGTTTAGCGACTCTTCGTGTGTCAGAAGCAAAGTCCCCGCAAGCACTCATTGAATGTGCCGACAAAACACTCTATGCTGCAAAACGCTCAGGCAAAGATCAGTTACTCGTATATCAGCCGAAGCGTACTGCGAAGGTATAA
- the lgt gene encoding prolipoprotein diacylglyceryl transferase: protein MVSILLAQTSPYVHQISPFLVYPIRWYGLSYLAGIFAAWLLIRRICKVGKGTMKPEAVTDFIVFVALGMMIGGRLGYCIFYDRSLWGFTEEFPYWGVLAINNGGMASHGGIVGAIIGAWWYGRKHQQPLLFLVDLLAVSGPIGIFFGRIANFINGELYGRAVKDPNFALGVKFPTEITNWYYSQPEKYEALIAKLPSPTKFGYIQEYWTPDRIIEQTQKHNQVIIDAIAPLLTTRHPSQIYQALLEGLALFVIMFVIYRKPRKPGIVTFSFFIFYAIFRILAEFYRNPDVQIGYEAFGLTRGQWLSVPVIAVGIVGILWAKSRNVEALGGWQKLPELDAEAMQQ from the coding sequence ATGGTCTCTATATTACTCGCACAAACAAGTCCGTATGTACACCAGATATCGCCATTCCTCGTGTATCCGATTCGTTGGTATGGCTTATCTTATCTGGCGGGAATTTTTGCAGCATGGCTATTAATCAGGCGCATCTGTAAAGTCGGCAAAGGAACGATGAAGCCTGAGGCGGTCACGGATTTTATCGTTTTTGTTGCGCTTGGGATGATGATTGGTGGGCGTTTAGGATACTGCATTTTTTATGATCGTAGTTTATGGGGGTTCACGGAGGAGTTTCCATATTGGGGGGTGCTTGCGATCAATAACGGAGGGATGGCTTCGCATGGAGGGATCGTGGGTGCGATTATTGGTGCGTGGTGGTATGGCCGAAAGCATCAACAACCGTTGTTGTTTTTAGTAGATCTGTTGGCTGTGTCTGGACCGATCGGGATCTTTTTTGGGCGTATTGCTAATTTTATTAATGGTGAGTTGTATGGCCGAGCTGTGAAGGATCCTAATTTTGCATTAGGCGTGAAATTTCCAACGGAAATAACCAATTGGTATTACTCGCAGCCAGAAAAATATGAAGCGCTAATTGCCAAGCTCCCATCGCCCACAAAGTTTGGTTATATCCAGGAATACTGGACGCCGGATCGTATTATTGAGCAGACGCAAAAACACAATCAAGTCATTATTGATGCAATCGCGCCATTGCTTACAACGCGTCATCCTTCACAGATTTATCAAGCATTATTGGAAGGACTGGCGCTGTTTGTCATTATGTTTGTGATTTATCGCAAGCCACGTAAGCCAGGTATTGTGACATTCAGCTTCTTTATTTTCTATGCAATATTTAGGATTTTGGCTGAATTTTATAGAAACCCGGATGTTCAGATTGGTTATGAAGCATTCGGCTTAACACGCGGTCAGTGGTTGTCTGTGCCTGTGATTGCGGTGGGTATCGTGGGGATTCTTTGGGCTAAAAGTAGAAATGTCGAAGCATTGGGTGGTTGGCAAAAATTACCGGAATTAGATGCCGAAGCGATGCAGCAATAG
- a CDS encoding ribonuclease R family protein yields the protein MYQNRILDYISDRRYEPQTLRELAEELNIEGEEKTAFYEAAEQLLSEGQVILGSSDAVTLPPPGKEMIGVYRRHERGFGFIVPDSLTAHGDLFIPPGNGIDALTGDRVRAKVISQKRRATMGKSPYIGRIIEVLERSARGYVGTLTKRGNMYVVNVDGRSLHEPVIIRDPHAKNAKVGSKVAIDLVSYPDDFGNLPEGVITEVLGEAGEPNVETMAIMRAFGLEEKFPNDVLEEARLASKKIDNTIPEDREDLTKTFICTIDPPDAKDYDDAISITRFDEVQKDGACYELGVHIADVAHFVKSGGALDKEAIRRGNSTYLPRKVIPMLPEVLSNGVCSLQEGVNRYAKSCFLRYDETGQVVSERFARTVICSAKRLTYLEAQALIGDDVREAMKHTKSTPKYSRELITALKLMDELAKVIRGRRMKQGMIVLGLPDVELVFDDSGRVVDAQPEDDAFTHTIIEMFMVEANEAAARLFDILNIPMIRRTHPDPDTYDLGELHSFARVSGYNIPQRPDRHSLQALLESVRGKPAQQAVHMAVLKTLNKAEYSPSMIGHFALASEHYTHFTSPIRRYPDFVVHRGIDAVIDAADGKAINSRNKKKIAKKVVEDARVPDEEQMHEISRGCSHTERNSETAERELRSYLILELLAEHLGEDFSGTVTGVTSSGIYVQVDKFVIDGFVHVNELPPAGERWKLNANTGALVAQRSGKSITIGDQFVIRIANVDLSRRQMDLVIVDQQSGRKSSKTQQKAFDKKTKRSDKSHKQGSKKKSARGVKPKNAAKQKSKLKAARKRSARRR from the coding sequence ATGTATCAGAATCGCATATTAGATTACATTTCAGATCGAAGGTATGAGCCGCAGACACTGCGGGAGTTAGCAGAAGAGCTCAATATTGAGGGAGAGGAGAAGACCGCATTTTACGAAGCGGCAGAGCAGTTGTTATCGGAGGGGCAGGTCATACTGGGCTCGTCAGATGCTGTGACATTGCCACCTCCGGGTAAGGAGATGATTGGGGTTTACCGGCGTCACGAACGTGGGTTTGGCTTTATTGTGCCGGACTCGCTGACGGCTCATGGCGATTTATTTATCCCACCGGGTAATGGTATAGATGCGCTGACGGGTGATCGCGTTCGAGCGAAAGTCATTTCGCAGAAACGTCGTGCGACGATGGGCAAGTCGCCATATATTGGCCGAATTATCGAAGTCCTTGAGCGTTCTGCTCGTGGTTATGTCGGTACGCTTACCAAGCGTGGGAATATGTATGTGGTGAATGTTGATGGCCGATCGCTTCATGAGCCTGTGATCATTCGAGATCCTCATGCTAAGAATGCGAAGGTTGGTTCGAAGGTTGCGATCGATTTGGTGTCTTACCCGGACGATTTTGGCAATTTGCCGGAGGGTGTGATTACCGAGGTTTTAGGGGAGGCTGGTGAGCCGAACGTTGAGACGATGGCGATTATGCGTGCGTTTGGATTGGAAGAAAAATTTCCTAACGATGTGTTAGAGGAAGCCAGATTAGCATCGAAGAAGATTGATAATACGATTCCTGAAGATCGTGAAGATCTGACGAAAACGTTTATCTGCACAATCGACCCACCAGATGCGAAGGATTACGATGATGCGATCTCAATCACGCGGTTTGATGAGGTGCAGAAGGATGGGGCTTGTTATGAATTAGGTGTGCATATTGCAGATGTTGCTCATTTTGTGAAATCGGGCGGTGCGTTGGATAAGGAAGCAATCAGGCGAGGGAACTCGACCTATTTGCCTCGTAAAGTGATTCCGATGCTGCCAGAGGTTTTGTCGAATGGTGTGTGTTCGCTTCAAGAAGGTGTGAACCGATATGCGAAGTCATGCTTTTTGCGGTATGACGAAACGGGGCAGGTAGTGTCAGAGCGGTTTGCGAGAACGGTGATCTGTTCTGCAAAGCGATTGACCTACCTCGAAGCGCAAGCCTTGATCGGTGATGATGTTCGTGAGGCGATGAAGCATACAAAATCCACTCCTAAGTATTCAAGAGAGTTGATTACTGCACTGAAGCTGATGGACGAATTGGCGAAGGTGATTCGTGGTCGGCGTATGAAGCAGGGGATGATTGTGCTGGGTTTGCCGGATGTTGAACTGGTGTTTGACGATTCGGGGCGTGTGGTTGATGCGCAGCCTGAGGATGACGCGTTTACCCATACGATTATTGAGATGTTTATGGTCGAAGCCAACGAGGCTGCGGCTCGCTTATTCGACATCTTGAATATTCCGATGATCAGGCGTACGCACCCTGATCCTGATACTTATGATTTGGGTGAATTGCACTCGTTTGCTAGGGTCTCAGGGTATAACATCCCGCAGCGGCCAGATCGACATTCTTTGCAGGCATTGCTTGAATCGGTGCGAGGTAAGCCGGCACAGCAGGCAGTTCATATGGCGGTCTTGAAAACGCTCAACAAGGCGGAGTATTCACCGTCGATGATTGGGCACTTTGCGCTTGCCAGTGAGCATTACACGCACTTTACTTCGCCAATTAGGCGGTATCCGGATTTTGTGGTGCATCGCGGGATTGATGCAGTGATTGATGCGGCTGATGGAAAGGCAATCAATTCACGTAACAAGAAGAAGATCGCGAAGAAGGTGGTAGAGGACGCACGCGTACCAGACGAAGAGCAGATGCATGAGATCTCTCGAGGTTGTTCACATACGGAGCGAAACTCGGAAACAGCGGAACGTGAGTTGCGTTCATATTTGATTCTTGAATTGCTTGCGGAACATCTGGGCGAAGATTTTAGCGGTACGGTTACAGGTGTGACTTCATCGGGCATTTACGTGCAGGTTGATAAGTTTGTGATTGATGGGTTTGTCCATGTGAATGAATTGCCGCCTGCAGGCGAACGGTGGAAGCTGAATGCAAATACTGGGGCGCTGGTTGCTCAACGATCAGGTAAATCAATAACGATTGGTGATCAATTTGTCATTCGCATTGCGAACGTGGACCTTTCGCGAAGGCAAATGGATTTGGTTATCGTTGATCAACAATCTGGTCGCAAAAGTTCAAAAACGCAGCAAAAAGCGTTTGATAAAAAAACGAAACGTTCGGACAAGTCACACAAACAAGGTTCGAAAAAGAAGTCGGCTCGCGGGGTAAAGCCCAAAAATGCAGCAAAGCAGAAAAGCAAGCTTAAGGCAGCACGTAAACGATCCGCTCGTCGTCGATAA
- a CDS encoding YlbF family regulator → MTKTDEILADAKKLGKKIKDHEIAQKLENAIHALEQDIDAQRLMTDYNRLTTEIAEKEHKGQPVEVDEKHKIAELHKQIVMNQVLQDLQMTQMDYSDLMRQVDQAISSEIAPPQPNPESKPKPDEPKGESPIIQ, encoded by the coding sequence ATGACCAAAACCGATGAGATACTGGCTGACGCCAAAAAACTAGGCAAAAAAATAAAAGACCATGAAATCGCCCAAAAACTTGAAAACGCAATCCACGCACTCGAACAAGACATCGACGCCCAACGACTCATGACCGACTACAACCGCCTAACGACGGAAATCGCCGAAAAAGAGCACAAGGGGCAACCTGTTGAAGTCGACGAAAAGCACAAGATAGCCGAGCTTCACAAACAGATCGTCATGAATCAAGTGCTTCAAGATCTTCAAATGACCCAGATGGATTACTCCGATTTAATGCGCCAAGTCGATCAAGCTATCTCCAGTGAAATTGCACCACCACAACCAAATCCCGAATCCAAACCCAAGCCCGATGAGCCAAAAGGCGAATCACCAATTATTCAATAA
- a CDS encoding sulfite exporter TauE/SafE family protein — MLFVGSVSSGAVGFGVGLICIPLLVLGGVSLPSAITIMLMTMLFVNGVSCYYYRGHIHWPSICPVLVSHLIALPIGVATLYLLDTFNPDIAKAMVGVVVLLAVAMQTMLRVEPQDKLGRNWAYAAGGSSGYIEGLVGMGSPPLILYMMAHRWGMHRMRTFIWLIFLADIAPLLLMLWYVFGREIMVATFLGVLFFPVSFIGARVGNRLGQWLGTERLRVVMYMFLILLGLISIVIPFLH; from the coding sequence GTGCTCTTTGTAGGCAGTGTTTCCAGCGGAGCAGTGGGCTTTGGTGTTGGATTGATATGTATACCACTGTTGGTATTGGGCGGCGTGTCATTGCCGTCGGCGATTACAATTATGCTGATGACGATGTTGTTTGTGAATGGTGTAAGTTGCTATTACTACCGAGGCCATATTCATTGGCCGTCAATCTGCCCGGTGCTTGTGTCGCATTTGATTGCGTTGCCGATCGGTGTTGCGACGTTATATTTATTGGACACATTTAATCCGGATATCGCGAAGGCGATGGTGGGTGTGGTGGTGCTGTTGGCAGTGGCGATGCAGACGATGTTGCGTGTTGAGCCACAAGATAAGTTGGGGCGAAATTGGGCATATGCGGCGGGAGGTTCGAGTGGTTACATTGAGGGGTTAGTAGGGATGGGTTCGCCGCCTTTGATTTTATATATGATGGCGCATCGATGGGGGATGCATCGTATGCGCACGTTTATATGGTTGATTTTTCTGGCGGATATTGCGCCATTGCTTTTGATGCTGTGGTATGTGTTTGGGCGTGAGATTATGGTGGCGACATTTCTTGGTGTGCTTTTTTTTCCGGTATCGTTTATTGGTGCGCGGGTAGGGAACAGACTTGGGCAATGGTTAGGAACGGAGCGATTGCGTGTGGTGATGTATATGTTTTTAATTTTGCTTGGTTTGATTAGTATTGTGATTCCGTTTTTGCATTAA
- a CDS encoding sulfite exporter TauE/SafE family protein, translated as MNHFEMTVWIGFVLFLGAFTQGAVGFGLGLVAIPLLVLGEIPLPTAIAVMLVTMLFTNSTSCLKYRGSIHWKTVWPLVSMHLIGLPFGVLTLVYIEGFNPSVAKAVVGIMVLIAVFAQWALKVKPRDHVNAVWGWGAGLGSGYIEGLVGMGSPPLVLYVMMQKWDLDRIRTTIWVVFLSDVIPLLLLLSYEFKGEIVYAVYLGVFLFPVSVCGTLLGNKAGHWLGVEKLRWVAYMILVLLGMVSVCLPLAKWTHHALLAGKY; from the coding sequence ATGAATCACTTTGAGATGACGGTATGGATTGGTTTTGTATTGTTTTTGGGCGCGTTTACACAGGGTGCGGTGGGTTTTGGTTTAGGCTTGGTGGCAATACCTTTGTTGGTGTTGGGTGAAATACCCTTGCCGACGGCGATTGCAGTCATGCTTGTTACGATGCTGTTCACGAACAGTACGAGCTGCTTGAAATACCGAGGGTCAATTCATTGGAAAACGGTGTGGCCGCTCGTGTCGATGCATCTGATTGGATTGCCGTTTGGTGTGTTGACGTTGGTGTATATTGAAGGGTTTAATCCATCAGTGGCGAAGGCGGTTGTTGGGATCATGGTATTGATTGCGGTGTTTGCACAGTGGGCCTTGAAGGTGAAGCCACGGGATCATGTGAATGCGGTGTGGGGTTGGGGTGCGGGCTTGGGGAGTGGGTACATTGAGGGATTGGTTGGGATGGGGTCGCCGCCACTGGTGTTGTATGTGATGATGCAGAAGTGGGATTTGGATCGGATCCGTACGACGATATGGGTGGTGTTCCTGTCGGATGTGATACCGTTGCTATTGCTATTGAGTTATGAATTTAAAGGGGAGATTGTTTATGCGGTGTATTTGGGTGTTTTTTTGTTCCCGGTTAGCGTGTGCGGTACGTTGCTGGGGAATAAGGCTGGGCATTGGTTAGGGGTGGAGAAGTTGCGATGGGTTGCTTATATGATCTTGGTGCTGTTGGGAATGGTGAGTGTATGTTTGCCATTAGCTAAGTGGACGCATCACGCGTTACTAGCAGGGAAGTATTAA